The following are encoded in a window of Pseudomonas sp. St316 genomic DNA:
- the pgsA gene encoding CDP-diacylglycerol--glycerol-3-phosphate 3-phosphatidyltransferase has protein sequence MNIPNLITVLRVLLIPIFILLFYLPYHWSYAASASVFAFAAATDWLDGYLARRLEQSTPFGAFLDPVADKLMVAVALVLLVQEHGNLWLTLPAAVIIGREIVVSALREWMAELGARAQVAVSNLGKWKTAAQMLALVILLANPSDFSFWVLLGYALLLVSAGLTLWSMVQYLRAAWPHLRTDVDPK, from the coding sequence ATGAATATCCCAAATCTGATTACCGTCCTACGCGTCCTGCTCATCCCGATCTTCATATTGCTGTTCTATTTGCCGTACCACTGGAGCTACGCGGCCTCCGCCTCGGTCTTCGCCTTCGCCGCCGCGACGGACTGGCTCGATGGTTACCTGGCCCGCCGTCTGGAGCAGAGCACGCCGTTCGGTGCCTTCCTAGATCCTGTGGCCGACAAGCTGATGGTCGCGGTGGCCCTGGTGCTGCTGGTGCAGGAACACGGCAACCTCTGGCTGACCCTGCCGGCGGCGGTGATCATCGGGCGCGAAATCGTCGTCTCGGCCCTGCGCGAATGGATGGCCGAGCTGGGTGCGCGCGCGCAAGTGGCCGTGTCGAACCTGGGCAAATGGAAAACCGCCGCGCAAATGTTGGCGCTGGTGATCCTCCTGGCCAACCCTTCGGACTTCAGCTTCTGGGTGCTGTTGGGCTATGCATTGCTGCTGGTTTCCGCCGGCCTGACGCTGTGGTCGATGGTCCAATACC